Below is a genomic region from Fundidesulfovibrio magnetotacticus.
GCGGCTCAAGCTGCGCACGCCCTGCTTCTCCAACCTGCTGGTCTTCGGCGAGGCCTGCCGGGGCATGCTCCTGCCCGACGCCCTGGCACTGATGGGCAGCCTGGACCTTGTGATCCCGGACATCGACCGCTGAGCATGAGGACGCGCCATGACCATGCCTGATCCGGAACTGTTGCGCCTGGGCGCCTACCTGCTGGGCTTCATCGGCTTCATAGCGTTCAACGCCGCCTACCTGGTCTGGCTGGAGCGCAAGGAGGCCGGACACATCCAGCGCCGCATCGGCCCCAAGGAAGTGGGACCCTACGGCCTCTTCCAGCCCGTGGCCGACGGCCTCAAGCTCATGAGCAAGCAGCTCCTGGTGCCCGAAGGGGCAGACCGCTTCCTCTTCCGCGTGGCCCCGGTGCTGGTGATGACCCCGGCCGTCATGAGCTTCGTGACCATCCCATACTCCGACAGCCTGGCCGCCAGAAACCTGGACCTGGGCCTGCTGGCCGTGTTCGCCTTCGCCTCGGTGAACGTGCTGGGGCTTTTGCTGGGCGCGTGGGGCTCGCGCAACAAGTACGCCGTGATCTCGGCGGCGCGCGTGGTCTCCCAGAACGTGGCCTACGAGATCCCCATGCTCGTGGTGGTGGTCACGGTGGTGATGATCACGGGAACGCTCAACCTTCATGAGGTGGCCGCTGCCCAGGCCGGGGGCTTCTGGCACTGGAACGTGCTGCGCCTCTCGGCCAGCCCGCTCATGCCCGTGGCCTTCCTGATCTTCTTCACCTGCATGCTGGCCGAGACCAACCGCGCCCCCTTCGACATGGCCGAGGCCGAATCCGAGCTGATCGCCGGGGCCTTCACCGAATATCCGGGCATGGGCTTCGGCGTGTTCTTCATGGGCGAGTACGCCAACATCGTGGTGGGCGCGAGCCTGGCCACCGTGCTCTTCCTGGGCGGGTGGGGCTGCCCCTTCGGGCTCTTCCCGGGGCTGCACTGGTTCCTCATCAAGCTCTACGCGATCATCTTCACGGTGATCTGGATCCGCTGGACCTTCCCGCGCACCACCTTCTACGGACTGCTCAACCTCTCCTGGCAGGTGCTCATCCCCTTGTCCTTCGCCAACCTGATCCTCACAAGCGCCCTTCTCAAGGTGTGGTAGCCATGAACGCCTACTTCAGGGACATCGCCCTCGGCCTGTGGAGCCTCCTGGCAGGCATGGCCATCACCATCCGGTACTTTTTCCAGCCCGTGGTCACGCTCCAGTACCCCCACGAGGCCGTGCCCATGACCCCGCGCTACCGGGGACACATCGACCTGGTGTTCGACGAACGCACCGGAACCAACAAATGCATCGTCTGCAACGCCTGCCAGAAGGCCTGCCCCTCGGGCTGCATCTCCCTGGACGGCGAGAAGCGCGAGGGCCAGAAGCAGAAGTCCCTCACCCGCTACGAACTCGACTTCACCAAGTGCAGCCTCTGCGGCCTCTGCGTGGAGGCCTGCCCCACCGAGGCCCTCATGTTCTCCAAGGACTACAACCTCGCCGCCTTCGACGAGAACGACTGCCGCTTCGACCTCATCAAGCGTCTGGAGGAGCGCCCATGACCACCCCCGGCTCCGCGCAGGACGCCCTCGCGGGCGTTCTCTTCCTGGTGTTCGCCCTGGCCGCGCTCTTCGGCGCGGGCGTGGCGGTGGGCGCGCGCAGGCTGGTGCGCGCCGTCGCGGGCCTGGCCCTCAGCTTCCTGGGGGTGGCCGGGCTCTACTACTTCCTCTCCAGCCCGTTCGTGGCCTTCATGCAGGTGCTCATCTACATCGGGGCCGTGTGCGTGACCATCGTCTTCGCCGTGATGCTGGCCGACACCTCCGAGGCCGCCTCGGAGTCGCCAAAGGGCAAACTCCTCACGCTCACGGGGGCCGTGTGCAGCGCGGGCGTCGCGGCGGCGCTGCTCTTCGCGGCCTCCACCGCGCAATGGCATCAGCAACCGGCCCAGCCCGCGCCAGGAACCCTTGAGCGCGTGGGCGTGTCGCTACTCACCACCTACTCCATGAGCTTCGAGCTGATCTCCGTGGTCCTGCTCGTGGCCATGCTCGGCTCGCTGGTTCTGGCGCGCCGGGGGAGGGACAGGCAATGAACCTCCTTGGCCTGAGCCAGCACCTGGAGACCTACCTGGTCCTGGGCGCCCTGCTCTTCGCCTTCGGGCTCTACGGCATGGCCCTGCGCCGCACCTTCATCGGCATGCTCATCTCCTCGGAGCTGATCCTCTGCGGGGCGAGCGTGAACTTCATGGCCTTCGGCCGCTTCGTGGCCCCGGACCAGACCACCGGCCAGATCGTGGCGCTCTTCGTCATGGCCATCGCGGCGGCCGAGGCGGCCATCGCGCTCTCCATCATCATCGCCGTCTACCGGGACTTCCGCTCCATCGAGACGGACGCCCCGGCGGACCTCAAGGGCTAGGGGGTAGGAGGGATGTCCATGGAAATCGTCGAATCCGCCCGGCCCCTTTACGCCATCCTGGCCGCCCTGACGGGGGCCATGCTCGTGATGGTCTCCGGGCGCAGGCCCGACGTGCGCGAGGGCTGGTCCTGCCTGGCCTCGCTGGTGATGTTCGCCGTCATCGTCTCCATGGTCCCGGACGTGGCCCCCGCGCCCGTGGGCCGGGGCGTCACCCTGCACCAGACCCTCTTCGCCATCCTGCCCGGCGTCTCCGTGAGCTTCCGGGCCGACGCCTTCTCCATGGTGTTCGCCCTGGTGGCCTCCTTCCTCTGGATCATCGCCGTGTTCTACTCGGCCGGATACATGAGGGGCTTGAAGGAGCACGCCCAGACGCGTTTCAACACCTGCTTCGCCCTGGCGCTCTTCGGGGCCATGGGCGTGGCCTTCGCCGACAACCTCTTCACGCTCTACCTCTTCTACGAAATCGTGAGCGTGTGCACCTACCCCCTTGTCGCCCACCACCAGGACGAGGAGAGCTACACCGGCGCGCGCAAGTACATCGTCTACCTGACCACCACGGCCAAGGGGCTCATCCTTCCGGCCATGATCGCCATCTACGTGCTCACCGGCACGCTGGACTTCGCCCACGACATCCACTCGGGCATGCTGCCCCACGGCGTGCACGGGGTGCTGGCCACCATCCTCTACGCCTGCTGCATCCTGGGCTTCGCCAAGAACGGCGTCATGCCCTTCCACAACTGGCTGCCCGGCGCCATGGTGGCCCCCACCCCCGTCTCGGCCCTGCTGCACGCCGTGGCCGTGGTCAAGGTGGGCGTGTTCTGCACCGTGC
It encodes:
- a CDS encoding monovalent cation/H+ antiporter subunit D family protein, encoding MEIVESARPLYAILAALTGAMLVMVSGRRPDVREGWSCLASLVMFAVIVSMVPDVAPAPVGRGVTLHQTLFAILPGVSVSFRADAFSMVFALVASFLWIIAVFYSAGYMRGLKEHAQTRFNTCFALALFGAMGVAFADNLFTLYLFYEIVSVCTYPLVAHHQDEESYTGARKYIVYLTTTAKGLILPAMIAIYVLTGTLDFAHDIHSGMLPHGVHGVLATILYACCILGFAKNGVMPFHNWLPGAMVAPTPVSALLHAVAVVKVGVFCTVRVMLFTFGTDLMKLLDVGWPTAYFVSFTILAASIIALTKDNLKARLAYSTVSQLSYIILGVALLTVDGIQGGIVHIANHAFSKITLFFCAGAIYVATHKKYISQMGGLGRTMPFTFGAFAVASLSMIGAPPVAGFVTKWKLLVGAMEMPAHSLGILVVLLASTLLNVAYFAPVTYKAFFGKRPEGEVYAGIREAPLAMVAPILIAAAISVYIGIFPDSLMLFVKAVTG
- the nuoH gene encoding NADH-quinone oxidoreductase subunit NuoH; its protein translation is MTMPDPELLRLGAYLLGFIGFIAFNAAYLVWLERKEAGHIQRRIGPKEVGPYGLFQPVADGLKLMSKQLLVPEGADRFLFRVAPVLVMTPAVMSFVTIPYSDSLAARNLDLGLLAVFAFASVNVLGLLLGAWGSRNKYAVISAARVVSQNVAYEIPMLVVVVTVVMITGTLNLHEVAAAQAGGFWHWNVLRLSASPLMPVAFLIFFTCMLAETNRAPFDMAEAESELIAGAFTEYPGMGFGVFFMGEYANIVVGASLATVLFLGGWGCPFGLFPGLHWFLIKLYAIIFTVIWIRWTFPRTTFYGLLNLSWQVLIPLSFANLILTSALLKVW
- the nuoK gene encoding NADH-quinone oxidoreductase subunit NuoK → MNLLGLSQHLETYLVLGALLFAFGLYGMALRRTFIGMLISSELILCGASVNFMAFGRFVAPDQTTGQIVALFVMAIAAAEAAIALSIIIAVYRDFRSIETDAPADLKG
- a CDS encoding NuoI/complex I 23 kDa subunit family protein; translated protein: MNAYFRDIALGLWSLLAGMAITIRYFFQPVVTLQYPHEAVPMTPRYRGHIDLVFDERTGTNKCIVCNACQKACPSGCISLDGEKREGQKQKSLTRYELDFTKCSLCGLCVEACPTEALMFSKDYNLAAFDENDCRFDLIKRLEERP
- a CDS encoding NADH-quinone oxidoreductase subunit J family protein — encoded protein: MTTPGSAQDALAGVLFLVFALAALFGAGVAVGARRLVRAVAGLALSFLGVAGLYYFLSSPFVAFMQVLIYIGAVCVTIVFAVMLADTSEAASESPKGKLLTLTGAVCSAGVAAALLFAASTAQWHQQPAQPAPGTLERVGVSLLTTYSMSFELISVVLLVAMLGSLVLARRGRDRQ